The genomic region ATGGCCCTGACCTGGCGCGGCTCGCTGGCGGCCGGGGAGAGTGTGATCGTGCTGGGCACCGGAGCCGTCGGCCAGGCCGCTGTCCAGCTCGCGCGCATCGCGGGTGCCTCCCGCGTGGTGGGTGCCGCCCGGTCCGCTCAAGGCTGTGACCGGGCGCTGGCCGCCGGTGCCGACGACGTGGTGTTGTTGGCCAGCAACGACTTCGCGTCGCTGGCCGCACGGTTCACCGCCGCCGCGCCGGACGCCGACCTGCTGCTCGACCCGCTCTTCGGTGTCCCCGCCGCCGCGGCCGCACAGGCGTTGCGACCGGGTGGCCGGTGGGTCAACCTCGGCGGGTCGGCCGGTGAGACGAGCCCGATCACCTCGTCCGCACTGCGCGGGCGTTCGCTGCGGTTGTCCGGCTACACCAACAACGAGCTCACGCGCCGGCAACGGGCCGACGCCATCTCGGCCGTCGCACGGTGGGCGGCACGGGGCCTGCTCGCGGTCGACCACGAGACGGTGCCGCTCGCCGACGTGGCCGGCGCCTGGCAGCGGCAGGCAGAGGGGAGCACGCGCGGACGGATCGTGCTGGTGCCCTAACCCCGCATTCCGGCGGCGACGGGCTCGCGGAGCTCGTGGCCCAGCATCTCCCGCACCGCCACGGCGATCTGCTCGGACGGCGAGCCCGTCCCGTACGGCGAGGGGATCTCCCGCAGCGCCGCGCGGTGGCCGGGCACGTCGTCCAGCCACCGCAGCACCTCGGTGCCGATGCGCGCGCCGGGTGGGACGAGCGTGCCGAACGTGCCCTCGATCTCCGGGCGCTCGGTGCTGTTGCGCACCACGACGACCGGGCGCTTCAGCACGCTGACCTCCTCCTGGATGCCGCCGGAGTCCGACACGACCACGGCGGCGGCGTGCGCCAGGGCCAGGAACGCGCGGTACGGCTGCGGTTCGACCACCCGCAGGCCGCGCAGCAAGCCGTCGAGGCCGAACGCGCTGATCCTCCCCGCGGTGCGCGGGTGCAGCGGCAGCACGACCGGCAACGGCAGCCGGCCCAGCTCGCGCAGGATGGTCTCCAGGTTCGCCGCGTCGTCGACGTTCTCCGGGCGGTGGATCGTGGCCAGGACGTAGTGGTCGCGGGTCAGGCCCGCGCCGGCCAGCGCGTCGCGTTCCTCGTCCGGCGACGGGAAGGCGTCGGCGAGGGCTTCGACGACGGTGTTGCCGGTGACGACGATCCGGCCGTCCGCCACGCCCTCGGCGAGCAGGTTGTGGCGGTTCAGGGAGGTCGGGGCGCAGCAGAGGTCGGAGAGGTGGTCGATGAGCACTCGGTTGTGCTCCTCGGGCATCGCGCGGTCGTAGCTGCGCAGACCGGCCTCGACGTGCACGAGCGGCACGTCGCAGGCGTTCGCGGCGAGCGCGCCGGCCAGTGCGGAGGTCGTGTCGCCCTGCACC from Lentzea guizhouensis harbors:
- a CDS encoding quinone oxidoreductase family protein — protein: MHAALIVRPGQPPSLADRGEPVARPGEVLVEVLAAPLTPLDLLCWGGTSYFGVPEVPYVPGVQGVGTVGGRAVWFPTTAGMAPGDGSMAAKALVHEEDLVFLPDNTNPVALAALGLSAVAAHMALTWRGSLAAGESVIVLGTGAVGQAAVQLARIAGASRVVGAARSAQGCDRALAAGADDVVLLASNDFASLAARFTAAAPDADLLLDPLFGVPAAAAAQALRPGGRWVNLGGSAGETSPITSSALRGRSLRLSGYTNNELTRRQRADAISAVARWAARGLLAVDHETVPLADVAGAWQRQAEGSTRGRIVLVP
- the wecB gene encoding non-hydrolyzing UDP-N-acetylglucosamine 2-epimerase is translated as MRETNTVTIVCGTRPELIKLAPLVDHLGSACSMIYTGQHYDRSMYAQIRRDVPEPGAFHELCLGGLRRGDQLGRAVSAVDEVLAAERPAAVVVQGDTTSALAGALAANACDVPLVHVEAGLRSYDRAMPEEHNRVLIDHLSDLCCAPTSLNRHNLLAEGVADGRIVVTGNTVVEALADAFPSPDEERDALAGAGLTRDHYVLATIHRPENVDDAANLETILRELGRLPLPVVLPLHPRTAGRISAFGLDGLLRGLRVVEPQPYRAFLALAHAAAVVVSDSGGIQEEVSVLKRPVVVVRNSTERPEIEGTFGTLVPPGARIGTEVLRWLDDVPGHRAALREIPSPYGTGSPSEQIAVAVREMLGHELREPVAAGMRG